A single genomic interval of Candidatus Neomarinimicrobiota bacterium harbors:
- a CDS encoding GNAT family N-acetyltransferase: MKTGRYAVTVERFNPDEHPFWDSFVADSNNGTLFHERTFLNYHPKDRFTDHSLVFLNDQKPVSLLPAVEYEQAGMKILHSHRGSSYGGFVQPHDMSLDLHLKITESFIHYLQQANFSRVIITIPPIIYNKRLSNYAEFALFRNHFRYLKRDISSVLYLEDSVEKNIAKFRQTTRTAFRKALKKGVTVRESDDYASFYEILKKNLKIRHNVQPTHTLKELEDIKQRYPDRVRLYAAFIKETMIAGIVLFDANERVTLAFYISHDEAYQEYRGVNLLFKEVIEDSIRRGFTYLDYGIFTVNMEPNLGLARFKESFGAGGIFRDTFYLDLK, translated from the coding sequence GCTTTAATCCTGACGAACACCCTTTTTGGGATTCTTTTGTTGCTGACTCCAATAATGGCACTCTCTTTCATGAACGCACATTTCTGAATTATCATCCGAAAGACCGTTTTACGGATCACTCCCTGGTTTTCCTGAACGACCAGAAACCTGTATCATTGCTTCCGGCTGTGGAATACGAACAAGCCGGCATGAAAATTCTCCATTCGCACCGGGGCTCCAGTTATGGTGGTTTTGTCCAGCCACATGATATGTCCCTGGATTTGCACCTGAAAATCACGGAATCCTTTATCCATTATCTTCAACAGGCAAATTTCAGCCGTGTCATCATTACCATACCCCCCATTATTTATAACAAACGCCTGTCCAATTATGCCGAATTTGCTTTATTCAGAAATCACTTCCGATATCTGAAACGGGATATTTCTTCTGTATTGTACCTGGAGGACTCTGTCGAAAAAAATATTGCAAAATTTCGCCAGACAACACGCACCGCTTTTAGAAAAGCACTGAAGAAAGGGGTAACGGTCCGTGAATCGGATGATTATGCATCATTTTATGAGATCCTCAAAAAGAACCTGAAAATCCGGCATAATGTCCAACCTACCCATACACTCAAAGAACTGGAAGATATCAAACAACGCTATCCTGACCGTGTCCGCCTGTATGCAGCTTTTATAAAGGAAACCATGATTGCCGGGATTGTCCTGTTTGATGCCAATGAGCGGGTAACACTCGCTTTTTATATTTCCCATGATGAAGCCTATCAGGAATACCGCGGTGTGAATCTCTTGTTCAAGGAAGTGATTGAGGACAGTATACGCCGGGGATTTACATATCTTGATTACGGGATTTTTACCGTGAATATGGAACCCAACCTGGGACTCGCCCGCTTTAAGGAGTCTTTCGGAGCAGGCGGAATCTTCCGGGATACCTTTTACCTTGATTTGAAATAA
- a CDS encoding oligosaccharide flippase family protein, whose translation MAGDIRKLGSQTLIYGTGYIVTRMLNFFLLPFYSHLFLPSVYGVASLVFSGIAFLNIIYHYGLDSAFLRFYTKKGDYDRGEAFTSAFLSLLCTGIVLSLFLFFNSTWISRIFLGSPQYEQLIRLSSGILLMDTLVNIPLHTLRMNDKAVSFTLINLANVVLNMSLNIWLIRFRGMGLEGIFWANIAASTLSFILLLPVLKKNLKAVFNTRLFRKMLRFGLPFVPGGIASMVLELIDRYMLRIMMDYETVGLYSAGYKLGIFMLIVVMGYKFAWQPFFLNKADDPQAPETFGRIFTVFNVMMALVFLGVTLFIHDFITLKVFGITIFGQNYWQSEHIVPIILGAYIFLGMYINFLPSIYFSEKTGVIPLISGSAALMNVILNYYLIQFFGMTGAAWATFLSYLWMAGLTYFVVRRWYPIPYNWKKVFITYGLLIIVLLAYYLGNLTALPEKAGLFLVYTGSLFFFKIGDFNQIRRVLTRE comes from the coding sequence ATGGCCGGTGATATACGAAAATTGGGAAGTCAGACCCTGATATACGGGACGGGTTATATTGTAACCCGTATGCTTAATTTTTTTCTTCTGCCCTTTTATAGTCACCTGTTTCTCCCCTCGGTTTACGGAGTGGCATCTCTCGTTTTTTCCGGGATTGCTTTTTTGAATATTATCTACCATTATGGTCTGGACAGCGCATTCCTCCGGTTTTATACCAAAAAAGGAGATTATGACCGGGGAGAAGCCTTTACTTCCGCCTTTTTATCTCTCCTGTGCACCGGGATTGTACTTTCTCTTTTCCTTTTTTTTAATAGTACGTGGATAAGCCGGATATTTCTTGGTTCCCCTCAGTATGAGCAGCTAATTCGCCTGTCTTCCGGTATCCTCCTCATGGATACCCTGGTGAATATCCCACTCCATACCCTGAGAATGAACGATAAAGCGGTTTCATTTACGTTGATCAATCTGGCCAATGTCGTATTGAATATGAGTTTGAATATTTGGCTCATACGATTCAGAGGAATGGGACTCGAAGGCATTTTCTGGGCGAATATTGCTGCTTCAACATTGAGTTTTATCCTGCTTTTACCGGTCCTGAAAAAGAATTTAAAGGCAGTCTTTAATACCCGTCTCTTTCGTAAAATGCTTCGCTTTGGTCTGCCTTTTGTACCGGGCGGTATAGCCTCCATGGTTTTGGAACTCATCGACCGGTATATGCTCCGAATTATGATGGATTATGAAACGGTGGGACTCTATTCGGCAGGCTATAAATTAGGTATTTTCATGCTCATTGTAGTGATGGGATATAAATTTGCCTGGCAGCCTTTTTTTCTTAATAAAGCAGATGATCCTCAGGCACCGGAAACCTTTGGGCGGATTTTCACCGTTTTCAATGTGATGATGGCACTCGTTTTTCTGGGCGTAACCCTCTTTATCCATGATTTTATTACACTGAAGGTTTTCGGAATCACGATTTTTGGACAAAATTATTGGCAATCTGAACATATTGTCCCTATCATTCTGGGAGCCTATATTTTTCTGGGAATGTATATAAATTTTTTACCTTCAATCTATTTTTCCGAAAAAACCGGTGTGATTCCATTGATCAGCGGTTCTGCCGCTTTAATGAATGTTATTCTGAATTATTATCTTATACAGTTCTTTGGAATGACCGGTGCTGCCTGGGCAACATTTTTATCTTACTTGTGGATGGCAGGGCTGACCTATTTCGTTGTGCGTCGCTGGTATCCTATACCCTATAACTGGAAAAAAGTATTCATAACCTATGGATTGCTGATCATTGTGCTGTTGGCATATTATCTGGGAAATCTGACGGCACTTCCGGAAAAAGCCGGACTCTTTCTTGTGTACACCGGTTCACTTTTCTTCTTTAAAATCGGTGACTTTAATCAAATCAGGAGGGTACTGACACGTGAATAG
- a CDS encoding glycosyltransferase translates to MNSTDLVLHISCTHSPDDDRILYRECLSLKKAYSLIIIGVSGTAKRETLQDILTIGVKDGGYKANIRAIMNEARKFKPAMVHVHDLFILKEALRYAHDLEIPLIYDVHEHFPLLVKCYLPGSWVKKQIHRTTLAFREKHLSRKASHIITVVPQLTSRFSRWNKQVTEIRNYPRRELFENRQTGGGETALKIRDLARNRIVLIYAGDISRHRNLFLFADTVAALNKRGYSCVGVTLGKGEKSDVENWVDCCRNSRGQMLHLGQIPHQDIPSCLQEAHIGWSVLPDISPFNISLPNKIFEYLACGLPFVSSDLYNIRHLFWKNPAALIFQDEKAEGIATLIQSSFPDRELLNDMKKAARETFLNRFTWELEESKLHDIYRSILKDGKG, encoded by the coding sequence GTGAATAGCACAGATTTGGTTCTCCATATTTCATGTACCCATTCACCGGATGATGACCGGATTTTATACCGGGAATGTCTGAGTTTGAAGAAAGCATATTCTTTAATCATCATCGGTGTATCTGGTACAGCCAAACGGGAAACTCTGCAGGATATATTAACCATCGGCGTGAAAGATGGGGGATACAAGGCAAATATCCGGGCGATTATGAATGAAGCCCGGAAGTTCAAACCGGCAATGGTGCATGTCCACGATTTGTTTATTCTCAAAGAGGCGCTTCGATATGCTCATGACCTTGAAATTCCTCTCATATATGATGTTCATGAGCATTTTCCCCTTCTGGTGAAATGTTATTTGCCGGGATCATGGGTGAAGAAGCAGATTCACAGAACCACTCTGGCATTCCGTGAAAAACACCTGAGCCGTAAAGCCAGTCATATCATCACTGTGGTGCCGCAATTAACTTCTCGGTTTTCCCGCTGGAACAAGCAGGTGACGGAAATCCGGAATTATCCACGGAGGGAGCTGTTTGAAAACAGGCAGACAGGGGGGGGAGAGACAGCGCTGAAGATTCGGGATTTAGCCCGGAACCGGATCGTCCTCATCTATGCAGGGGATATTTCCCGCCACAGGAATCTCTTTTTATTTGCCGACACGGTAGCTGCTTTAAATAAAAGGGGTTACTCCTGTGTAGGTGTCACACTGGGAAAAGGAGAAAAAAGCGATGTGGAAAACTGGGTGGATTGCTGTCGCAACAGCCGGGGACAGATGCTGCATCTTGGACAGATCCCCCACCAGGACATTCCTTCCTGTCTGCAGGAAGCCCATATTGGATGGTCGGTATTACCGGATATATCGCCTTTTAACATCAGCCTGCCGAATAAAATCTTTGAATATCTGGCTTGCGGACTCCCATTTGTCTCTTCAGACCTCTATAATATTCGTCATCTCTTTTGGAAAAATCCGGCAGCACTCATTTTTCAGGATGAAAAAGCCGAAGGAATTGCAACCCTGATCCAATCTTCTTTTCCGGACAGAGAGTTACTTAATGACATGAAAAAAGCAGCCCGGGAAACATTTTTAAACCGGTTTACATGGGAGCTTGAAGAGAGTAAATTACACGATATATACCGGAGTATTCTGAAGGATGGAAAGGGTTAA